The nucleotide window TGCCCCACGCGCAACCAACCATGTTTCACCAAGGCAGCCTACAAAGCGGTATTGCGCTTGCAATTCAAGAGCAGAAGCTTGTCGTATGCTTCGTGCAAGGTATATTCCGGGCCTCATTCGGAATGTGGGGGCGCCTCTAATCAGCGGAACAGATGACGGCGCAACGAGTAAAGAGTGGGAAGAGGAATGGTTGAAGAGCGGCTGGGTGAGATATCTACCGCTTGGTCATATATAAACTATAAACTGACGCCAGGTGCAGCTATCCAGTCTTCTTGTCCAAAAAGCTGTCCTCTTGCGGCTCCAGGCAGGCTCCACAGAAGCAGGATTCCTGGCAGCCTTCTCCGATATCTCGAGCATACCTACTCTCGTAGTCATCCAAAACGGACAACTTCAACTGCAGCTGAAGAGCGACGTCACTCAGAACGATTTCATCAATTCGATCAGGCAGGTGCTTGGAGCCAGCCCCATCCCGGGATCCAGTACAGCGGCAACATCCCCACCACAAGCAGTCACGCCAATACCAACAGAGAATACGGCGAATACCCAAGTAGAAGACGATCCGTACGGAGACTCCGAGTCTGCGATGCCCACACCAGCAGTAGCCTCGACGCCTTCCGCGAACGCTAAGGGCAAACAGAAAGCTACATCAACCCCAGAACAAAAGCCCGCTACATCGTCTGGCTCTGTCAGTAAAGCACAACAACAGGCACGCGATGCGTTAcgaaagaagaagaaggaagaggcGGAAGAACTGGCACGTATCAAGGCACGGATAGAGGCCGACAAGGCAGCAAGGAAAATAGAAGCCGAGAGACGGAAAGCCGAACGAGAACAAGAGAGGAATCAGTCAGCGCAGACGGCGGCTTCGCCACGCACAAACACATCGGCTCGTGGATCACAAGCTAAGAACGTCAACCTCAATATCAGGTTATTCGATGGCCGGACGATACGATCCACATTTCCACGAGAGGCTACACTGCAAGGCGAGGTACGGTCGTGGGTTGACTCGGAGTTCTCAAAACTCTCACAGGACGACGAAAACATTAACCACAGCCAACTCCCACCGTATTTCTTCCGACACATATTACCACCTCAGCCGAGTCGCGAGCTCTCAGCTGGTGATGAGAGCCAGTCATTGGGTGACATTGATATGGCACCAAGCGCTACACTGGTGCTTGTACCAGTGAAGGGATATACACAAGCTTACACAGGGCATAACAGCGGTGCTGTAGGAGTAACCACTGGACTGATAGGCGGCGCGTTTGACCTCATATCTTCAACAGTGGGCTATGTAGGAAGTACGTTGGGCTCATTCCTAGGCTCTGGTCCTAGCACTGGCACTGGCTCAACCCCAGTGCAAGGGCAGGGTAGTGGGCATACCATGGGGCCCAGGCCAAATCGAGAGCCTCAACATG belongs to Pyrenophora tritici-repentis strain M4 chromosome 10, whole genome shotgun sequence and includes:
- a CDS encoding UBX domain-containing protein — encoded protein: MFHQGSLQSGIALAIQEQKLVVCFVQDDGATSKEWEEEWLKSGWLSSLLVQKAVLLRLQAGSTEAGFLAAFSDISSIPTLVVIQNGQLQLQLKSDVTQNDFINSIRQVLGASPIPGSSTAATSPPQAVTPIPTENTANTQVEDDPYGDSESAMPTPAVASTPSANAKGKQKATSTPEQKPATSSGSVSKAQQQARDALRKKKKEEAEELARIKARIEADKAARKIEAERRKAEREQERNQSAQTAASPRTNTSARGSQAKNVNLNIRLFDGRTIRSTFPREATLQGEVRSWVDSEFSKLSQDDENINHSQLPPYFFRHILPPQPSRELSAGDESQSLGDIDMAPSATLVLVPVKGYTQAYTGHNSGAVGVTTGLIGGAFDLISSTVGYVGSTLGSFLGSGPSTGTGSTPVQGQGSGHTMGPRPNREPQHDPILDNTGIRVRTLADQRAREPQQFYNGNQLSTEPRPADDDKRD